The following are from one region of the Dermacentor albipictus isolate Rhodes 1998 colony chromosome 5, USDA_Dalb.pri_finalv2, whole genome shotgun sequence genome:
- the LOC135902351 gene encoding uncharacterized protein isoform X2: MAEHLEEGVLTEGPEDPAIAQEGDHTIRGRLVLTAASSEESVEQGEEVPLLDVNPLSLQWREDIQALRLGGLGALLMSHLELALLAAGLVLSAVSCCGCVGALRENACLLRAYSLALLCLIMAATALGTLVLVMPAGAKRVVQRTLSATLVVHYRDSPDAQQLVDAVQRHLSCCGMTSKSFRDWNDNMYVASILPYTAFCRASSSSACVKLLQLQRGEPEPRTLLGAALVLQEQREPPGEAVDGGRLPLRPGRAQHERLRGLVPHQLEQLRRRGAARAAHARARRVRRLPGALPRARLPRRAGAHHARRDRAHTRLLRAPRAVTTRSAGTLFSEGAASTQYPRASCFAGTHGHSISLCSERLIK, translated from the exons ATGGCAGAGCACCTTGAAGAAGGGGTGCTGACGGAGGGTCCCGAGGACCCGGCCATCGCGCAGGAAGGAGACCACACCATCCGAGGCCGTCTTGTCCTGACGGCGGCGTCCTCTGAGGAAAGCGTGGAGCAGGGCGAAGAAGTTCCCCTGCTTGACGTCAACCCTCTG TCCCTGCAGTGGCGCGAGGACATCCAGGCCCTGCGACTGGGCGGCCTGGGCGCCCTGCTCATGTCGCATCTCGAGCTGGCGCTGCTCGCTGCCGGACTCGTGCTGAGCGCCGTCTCGTGCTGCGGCTGCGTCGGGGCTCTGCGCGAGAACGCCTGCCTGCTGCGCGCCTACTCGCTCGCCCTGCTGTGCCTCATCATGGCGGCCACGGCGCTGGGCACGCTCGTGCTTGTCATGCCAG CCGGTGCCAAGAGGGTCGTGCAGAGAACGCTGTCGGCTACACTGGTGGTGCACTACCGTGACTCCCCAGACGCCCAGCAGCTGGTGGACGCCGTGCAACGCCACCTGAGCTGCTGCGGAATGACAAGCAAGAGCTTCAGGGACTGGAACGACAATATGTACGTGGCGTCTATACTTCCCTATACGGCGTTTTGTCGTGCGTCATCGTCATCGGCATGTGTCAAG CTACTTCAACTGCAGCGCGGAGAACCCGAGCCACGAACGCTGCTCGGTGCCGCACTCGTGCTGCAAGAACAACGCGAGCCTCCTGGCGAAGCCGTTGACGGCGGCCGGCTTCCACTGCGGCCGGGGCGTGCTCAACATGAGCGACTACGAGGCCTGGTTCCACATCAACTGGAACAACTGCGCCGACGCGGCGCTGCACGcgctgcgcacgcacgcgctcgCCGTGTGCGGCGGCTGCCTGGCGCTCTCCCTCGGGCTCGCCTTCCTCGACGCGCTGGCGCACACCACGCGCGCCGAGATCGCGCTCATACGCGACTACTACGCGCGCCGAGGGCTGTGACCACGCGTTCGGCGGGGACGCTTTTCTCTGAAGGGGCAGCAAGCACTCAATACCCGAGAGCCTCTTGCTTTGCCGGCACGCACGGCCATTCTATTTCTTTATGTTCGGAACGCCTCATTAAATAG
- the LOC135902353 gene encoding tetraspanin-33-like isoform X2, which translates to MEGRSAVWEQEVDLDVDPMVRYPLLLFNLALWSVGVLLMSVATVLLVNSEMNAADAAALAKLDLSPLVVTHVELAVFVVGLALFIVTTFGCVGALRENTALLRMYSFVLVVLVIASVFGGIVVFFMPGEVRKVIKQTMSLSLVTAYRDSADSEQIVDALQRQLHCCGMTDLKFRDWNANIYFNCSADNPSHERCAVPYSCCRRRTSSAPGLLSRHCGHGVLNQTDQHAWHRVYLESCPDAAYRYIKENVTVIGGCCLIAAIVLSFVDMMTGSVIGEIEAIRKIYGRIRSTSLQQA; encoded by the exons ATGGAAGGTCGCTCTGCAGTATGGGAACAAGAGGTCGACCTCGACGTCGACCCCATG gtgCGCTACCCCCTGCTGCTGTTCAACTTGGCGCTGTGGTCGGTCGGCGTGCTGCTCATGTCCGTGGCCACCGTGCTGCTGGTGAACTCGGAGATGAACGCCGCCGACGCGGCCGCGCTCGCAAAGCTCGACCTGTCGCCCCTCGTCGTGACGCACGTCGAGCTCGCCGTGTTCGtggtcggcctggcgctcttcaTCGTCACCACTTTCGGCTGCGTCGGGGCGCTGCGCGAGAACACCGCCCTGCTCAGGATGTACTCGTTCGTGCTCGTCGTGCTGGTGATCGCCAGCGTGTTCGGtggcatcgtcgtcttcttcatgcCCG GGGAAGTGCGCAAGGTGATCAAGCAGACCATGTCGCTGTCCCTGGTGACCGCGTACCGCGACAGCGCCGACTCCGAGCAGATCGTGGACGCCCTGCAGAGGCAACTTCACTGTTGTGGAATGACCGACCTCAAGTTCAGGGACTGGAATGCCAATAT CTACTTCAACTGCAGTGCGGACAACCCCAGCCATGAGCGCTGTGCGGTGCCGTACTCATGCTGCAGGCGTCGCACAAGTAGCGCGCCTGGACTGCTGAGCCGGCACTGCGGCCACGGGGTGCTCAACCAGACCGACCAACATGCTTGGCACCGCGTCTACCTCGAGAGCTGCCCCGATGCCGCGTACCGATACATCAAGGAAAACGTGACCGTGATCGGCGGATGCTGCCTCATCGCTGCCATCGTTCTCTCCTTCGTCGACATGATGACCGGTTCAGTGATTGGCGAAATCGAGGCCATCCGTAAAATCTACGGCCGCATCCGCAGCACCTCCCTGCAGCAGGCCTAA
- the LOC135902351 gene encoding uncharacterized protein isoform X1: protein MAEHLEEGVLTEGPEDPAIAQEGDHTIRGRLVLTAASSEESVEQGEEVPLLDVNPLVRFPLLLFNLTLCLAGMGLTAVSALLLLQSLQWREDIQALRLGGLGALLMSHLELALLAAGLVLSAVSCCGCVGALRENACLLRAYSLALLCLIMAATALGTLVLVMPAGAKRVVQRTLSATLVVHYRDSPDAQQLVDAVQRHLSCCGMTSKSFRDWNDNMYVASILPYTAFCRASSSSACVKLLQLQRGEPEPRTLLGAALVLQEQREPPGEAVDGGRLPLRPGRAQHERLRGLVPHQLEQLRRRGAARAAHARARRVRRLPGALPRARLPRRAGAHHARRDRAHTRLLRAPRAVTTRSAGTLFSEGAASTQYPRASCFAGTHGHSISLCSERLIK from the exons ATGGCAGAGCACCTTGAAGAAGGGGTGCTGACGGAGGGTCCCGAGGACCCGGCCATCGCGCAGGAAGGAGACCACACCATCCGAGGCCGTCTTGTCCTGACGGCGGCGTCCTCTGAGGAAAGCGTGGAGCAGGGCGAAGAAGTTCCCCTGCTTGACGTCAACCCTCTG GTTCGCTTCCCGTTGCTGCTGTTCAACCTCACGCTGTGCCTGGCCGGCATGGGGTTGACCGCCGTGTCTGCGCTGTTGCTGCTGCAGTCCCTGCAGTGGCGCGAGGACATCCAGGCCCTGCGACTGGGCGGCCTGGGCGCCCTGCTCATGTCGCATCTCGAGCTGGCGCTGCTCGCTGCCGGACTCGTGCTGAGCGCCGTCTCGTGCTGCGGCTGCGTCGGGGCTCTGCGCGAGAACGCCTGCCTGCTGCGCGCCTACTCGCTCGCCCTGCTGTGCCTCATCATGGCGGCCACGGCGCTGGGCACGCTCGTGCTTGTCATGCCAG CCGGTGCCAAGAGGGTCGTGCAGAGAACGCTGTCGGCTACACTGGTGGTGCACTACCGTGACTCCCCAGACGCCCAGCAGCTGGTGGACGCCGTGCAACGCCACCTGAGCTGCTGCGGAATGACAAGCAAGAGCTTCAGGGACTGGAACGACAATATGTACGTGGCGTCTATACTTCCCTATACGGCGTTTTGTCGTGCGTCATCGTCATCGGCATGTGTCAAG CTACTTCAACTGCAGCGCGGAGAACCCGAGCCACGAACGCTGCTCGGTGCCGCACTCGTGCTGCAAGAACAACGCGAGCCTCCTGGCGAAGCCGTTGACGGCGGCCGGCTTCCACTGCGGCCGGGGCGTGCTCAACATGAGCGACTACGAGGCCTGGTTCCACATCAACTGGAACAACTGCGCCGACGCGGCGCTGCACGcgctgcgcacgcacgcgctcgCCGTGTGCGGCGGCTGCCTGGCGCTCTCCCTCGGGCTCGCCTTCCTCGACGCGCTGGCGCACACCACGCGCGCCGAGATCGCGCTCATACGCGACTACTACGCGCGCCGAGGGCTGTGACCACGCGTTCGGCGGGGACGCTTTTCTCTGAAGGGGCAGCAAGCACTCAATACCCGAGAGCCTCTTGCTTTGCCGGCACGCACGGCCATTCTATTTCTTTATGTTCGGAACGCCTCATTAAATAG
- the LOC135902351 gene encoding uncharacterized protein isoform X4, with protein MGLTAVSALLLLQSLQWREDIQALRLGGLGALLMSHLELALLAAGLVLSAVSCCGCVGALRENACLLRAYSLALLCLIMAATALGTLVLVMPAGAKRVVQRTLSATLVVHYRDSPDAQQLVDAVQRHLSCCGMTSKSFRDWNDNMYVASILPYTAFCRASSSSACVKLLQLQRGEPEPRTLLGAALVLQEQREPPGEAVDGGRLPLRPGRAQHERLRGLVPHQLEQLRRRGAARAAHARARRVRRLPGALPRARLPRRAGAHHARRDRAHTRLLRAPRAVTTRSAGTLFSEGAASTQYPRASCFAGTHGHSISLCSERLIK; from the exons ATGGGGTTGACCGCCGTGTCTGCGCTGTTGCTGCTGCAGTCCCTGCAGTGGCGCGAGGACATCCAGGCCCTGCGACTGGGCGGCCTGGGCGCCCTGCTCATGTCGCATCTCGAGCTGGCGCTGCTCGCTGCCGGACTCGTGCTGAGCGCCGTCTCGTGCTGCGGCTGCGTCGGGGCTCTGCGCGAGAACGCCTGCCTGCTGCGCGCCTACTCGCTCGCCCTGCTGTGCCTCATCATGGCGGCCACGGCGCTGGGCACGCTCGTGCTTGTCATGCCAG CCGGTGCCAAGAGGGTCGTGCAGAGAACGCTGTCGGCTACACTGGTGGTGCACTACCGTGACTCCCCAGACGCCCAGCAGCTGGTGGACGCCGTGCAACGCCACCTGAGCTGCTGCGGAATGACAAGCAAGAGCTTCAGGGACTGGAACGACAATATGTACGTGGCGTCTATACTTCCCTATACGGCGTTTTGTCGTGCGTCATCGTCATCGGCATGTGTCAAG CTACTTCAACTGCAGCGCGGAGAACCCGAGCCACGAACGCTGCTCGGTGCCGCACTCGTGCTGCAAGAACAACGCGAGCCTCCTGGCGAAGCCGTTGACGGCGGCCGGCTTCCACTGCGGCCGGGGCGTGCTCAACATGAGCGACTACGAGGCCTGGTTCCACATCAACTGGAACAACTGCGCCGACGCGGCGCTGCACGcgctgcgcacgcacgcgctcgCCGTGTGCGGCGGCTGCCTGGCGCTCTCCCTCGGGCTCGCCTTCCTCGACGCGCTGGCGCACACCACGCGCGCCGAGATCGCGCTCATACGCGACTACTACGCGCGCCGAGGGCTGTGACCACGCGTTCGGCGGGGACGCTTTTCTCTGAAGGGGCAGCAAGCACTCAATACCCGAGAGCCTCTTGCTTTGCCGGCACGCACGGCCATTCTATTTCTTTATGTTCGGAACGCCTCATTAAATAG
- the LOC135902352 gene encoding tetraspanin-33-like isoform X1: MSSLQQYESNIRPKAKRKKRPPAHGSVLQVSSSPEKPKKHKRRDHKKKRQHQTKASHHGPRHGRGNQESDETTVLLDVNPLVRYPLLMLNLVLWFLGLLLFVTGMSLYVYSFAGEDGTDILSSIDSTSAIFTRVEIIVSLGGMSLFVVSFCGCVGALRENRFLLQLYSHALTALIAVSVVFAVVVFYVPGGMRKVLQSTLSESLVVHYRDSVDTEQLVDALQRGLKCCGVSHENFRDWNRNMYFNCTFQNPSYERCSVPHSCCRKNDSLTSGDVAASRYCGKNVLNMTDSDAWHKVNIDSCRDAVHRFIRDNVIMIGGGCVVIVILLSFIDMITNTVIDEIDVIRSIYDNIHAAASP; the protein is encoded by the exons ATGTCATCGCTGCAGCAGTACGAGTCGAACATACGGCCAAAGGCGAAGCGCAAGAAGCGACCACCGGCCCATGGCAGCGTGCTCCAGGTGTCGTCCTCTCCCGAGAAGCCCAAGAAACATAAGAGGAGGGACCACAAGAAGAAGCGGCAGCACCAAACGAAGGCCAGTCACCACGGTCCCAGACATGGCCGGGGCAACCAGGAGTCGGACGAAACGACTGTCCTTCTCGATGTCAACCCATTG GTTCGCTACCCTTTGCTCATGCTGAATCTGGTGCTGTGGTTCCTGGGCCTGCTGCTGTTTGTGACCGGAATGTCGCTCTACGTCTACTCGTTTGCTGGAGAGGATGGCACTGACATACTGAGCTCCATCGACAGTACGAGCGCCATCTTTACGCGCGTCGAGATCATTGTGTCGCTCGGGGGCATGTCGCTGTTCGTCGTCTCCTTCTGCGGCTGCGTGGGCGCCCTACGGGAGAACCGCTTCCTGCTGCAGCTCTACTCGCACGCCCTGACCGCCTTGATCGCGGTGAGCGTCGTCTTtgccgtcgtcgtcttctacgtGCCCG GCGGCATGAGGAAGGTCCTCCAGAGCACGCTGTCGGAGTCGTTGGTCGTCCACTACCGCGACAGCGTGGACACGGAGCAGTTGGTGGACGCACTGCAACGCGGCTTGAAGTGCTGTGGCGTGAGCCACGAGAACTTCAGGGACTGGAACCGCAACAT GTACTTCAACTGCACGTTCCAAAACCCGAGTTACGAGCGCTGCTCGGTACCGCACTCATGCTGCAGGAAGAACGATTCGTTGACGTCAGGCGACGTGGCAGCGAGCCGGTACTGTGGCAAAAACGTGCTCAACATGACTGACAGTGACGCCTGGCACAAGGTGAACATCGATAGTTGCAGGGACGCGGTCCACCGGTTCATCAGGGACAACGTGATCATGATCGGCGGCGGCTGCGTGGTGATCGTCATTCTGCTCTCATTCATCGACATGATCACCAACACGGTCATCGACGAGATCGACGTCATCCGATCGATTTACGACAACATCCACGCAGCCGCCTCACCATAG
- the LOC135902351 gene encoding tetraspanin-33-like isoform X3, giving the protein MAEHLEEGVLTEGPEDPAIAQEGDHTIRGRLVLTAASSEESVEQGEEVPLLDVNPLVRFPLLLFNLTLCLAGMGLTAVSALLLLQSLQWREDIQALRLGGLGALLMSHLELALLAAGLVLSAVSCCGCVGALRENACLLRAYSLALLCLIMAATALGTLVLVMPAGAKRVVQRTLSATLVVHYRDSPDAQQLVDAVQRHLSCCGMTSKSFRDWNDNIYFNCSAENPSHERCSVPHSCCKNNASLLAKPLTAAGFHCGRGVLNMSDYEAWFHINWNNCADAALHALRTHALAVCGGCLALSLGLAFLDALAHTTRAEIALIRDYYARRGL; this is encoded by the exons ATGGCAGAGCACCTTGAAGAAGGGGTGCTGACGGAGGGTCCCGAGGACCCGGCCATCGCGCAGGAAGGAGACCACACCATCCGAGGCCGTCTTGTCCTGACGGCGGCGTCCTCTGAGGAAAGCGTGGAGCAGGGCGAAGAAGTTCCCCTGCTTGACGTCAACCCTCTG GTTCGCTTCCCGTTGCTGCTGTTCAACCTCACGCTGTGCCTGGCCGGCATGGGGTTGACCGCCGTGTCTGCGCTGTTGCTGCTGCAGTCCCTGCAGTGGCGCGAGGACATCCAGGCCCTGCGACTGGGCGGCCTGGGCGCCCTGCTCATGTCGCATCTCGAGCTGGCGCTGCTCGCTGCCGGACTCGTGCTGAGCGCCGTCTCGTGCTGCGGCTGCGTCGGGGCTCTGCGCGAGAACGCCTGCCTGCTGCGCGCCTACTCGCTCGCCCTGCTGTGCCTCATCATGGCGGCCACGGCGCTGGGCACGCTCGTGCTTGTCATGCCAG CCGGTGCCAAGAGGGTCGTGCAGAGAACGCTGTCGGCTACACTGGTGGTGCACTACCGTGACTCCCCAGACGCCCAGCAGCTGGTGGACGCCGTGCAACGCCACCTGAGCTGCTGCGGAATGACAAGCAAGAGCTTCAGGGACTGGAACGACAATAT CTACTTCAACTGCAGCGCGGAGAACCCGAGCCACGAACGCTGCTCGGTGCCGCACTCGTGCTGCAAGAACAACGCGAGCCTCCTGGCGAAGCCGTTGACGGCGGCCGGCTTCCACTGCGGCCGGGGCGTGCTCAACATGAGCGACTACGAGGCCTGGTTCCACATCAACTGGAACAACTGCGCCGACGCGGCGCTGCACGcgctgcgcacgcacgcgctcgCCGTGTGCGGCGGCTGCCTGGCGCTCTCCCTCGGGCTCGCCTTCCTCGACGCGCTGGCGCACACCACGCGCGCCGAGATCGCGCTCATACGCGACTACTACGCGCGCCGAGGGCTGTGA
- the LOC135902353 gene encoding tetraspanin-33-like isoform X1, protein MFPALLLHAAKRQRPTRRLPYSSLSEATVRYPLLLFNLALWSVGVLLMSVATVLLVNSEMNAADAAALAKLDLSPLVVTHVELAVFVVGLALFIVTTFGCVGALRENTALLRMYSFVLVVLVIASVFGGIVVFFMPGEVRKVIKQTMSLSLVTAYRDSADSEQIVDALQRQLHCCGMTDLKFRDWNANIYFNCSADNPSHERCAVPYSCCRRRTSSAPGLLSRHCGHGVLNQTDQHAWHRVYLESCPDAAYRYIKENVTVIGGCCLIAAIVLSFVDMMTGSVIGEIEAIRKIYGRIRSTSLQQA, encoded by the exons gtgCGCTACCCCCTGCTGCTGTTCAACTTGGCGCTGTGGTCGGTCGGCGTGCTGCTCATGTCCGTGGCCACCGTGCTGCTGGTGAACTCGGAGATGAACGCCGCCGACGCGGCCGCGCTCGCAAAGCTCGACCTGTCGCCCCTCGTCGTGACGCACGTCGAGCTCGCCGTGTTCGtggtcggcctggcgctcttcaTCGTCACCACTTTCGGCTGCGTCGGGGCGCTGCGCGAGAACACCGCCCTGCTCAGGATGTACTCGTTCGTGCTCGTCGTGCTGGTGATCGCCAGCGTGTTCGGtggcatcgtcgtcttcttcatgcCCG GGGAAGTGCGCAAGGTGATCAAGCAGACCATGTCGCTGTCCCTGGTGACCGCGTACCGCGACAGCGCCGACTCCGAGCAGATCGTGGACGCCCTGCAGAGGCAACTTCACTGTTGTGGAATGACCGACCTCAAGTTCAGGGACTGGAATGCCAATAT CTACTTCAACTGCAGTGCGGACAACCCCAGCCATGAGCGCTGTGCGGTGCCGTACTCATGCTGCAGGCGTCGCACAAGTAGCGCGCCTGGACTGCTGAGCCGGCACTGCGGCCACGGGGTGCTCAACCAGACCGACCAACATGCTTGGCACCGCGTCTACCTCGAGAGCTGCCCCGATGCCGCGTACCGATACATCAAGGAAAACGTGACCGTGATCGGCGGATGCTGCCTCATCGCTGCCATCGTTCTCTCCTTCGTCGACATGATGACCGGTTCAGTGATTGGCGAAATCGAGGCCATCCGTAAAATCTACGGCCGCATCCGCAGCACCTCCCTGCAGCAGGCCTAA
- the LOC135902352 gene encoding tetraspanin-33-like isoform X2, giving the protein MFPTGQPDLLLHHWIPVVRLRVTRIFLHQYEHRFYAPSAASVATPSSSRSCTADHETVRYPLLMLNLVLWFLGLLLFVTGMSLYVYSFAGEDGTDILSSIDSTSAIFTRVEIIVSLGGMSLFVVSFCGCVGALRENRFLLQLYSHALTALIAVSVVFAVVVFYVPGGMRKVLQSTLSESLVVHYRDSVDTEQLVDALQRGLKCCGVSHENFRDWNRNMYFNCTFQNPSYERCSVPHSCCRKNDSLTSGDVAASRYCGKNVLNMTDSDAWHKVNIDSCRDAVHRFIRDNVIMIGGGCVVIVILLSFIDMITNTVIDEIDVIRSIYDNIHAAASP; this is encoded by the exons ATGTTCCCAACGGGGCAACCGGACTTACTCCTGCATCACTGGATCCCGGTGGTTCGCCTAAGGGTGACCAGGATTTTTCTTCACCAGTACGAGCACCGCTTCTATGCTCCGAGCGCTGCCTCCGTCGCCACCCCTAGTTCATCTCGCAGCTGCACTGCAGATCATGAAACT GTTCGCTACCCTTTGCTCATGCTGAATCTGGTGCTGTGGTTCCTGGGCCTGCTGCTGTTTGTGACCGGAATGTCGCTCTACGTCTACTCGTTTGCTGGAGAGGATGGCACTGACATACTGAGCTCCATCGACAGTACGAGCGCCATCTTTACGCGCGTCGAGATCATTGTGTCGCTCGGGGGCATGTCGCTGTTCGTCGTCTCCTTCTGCGGCTGCGTGGGCGCCCTACGGGAGAACCGCTTCCTGCTGCAGCTCTACTCGCACGCCCTGACCGCCTTGATCGCGGTGAGCGTCGTCTTtgccgtcgtcgtcttctacgtGCCCG GCGGCATGAGGAAGGTCCTCCAGAGCACGCTGTCGGAGTCGTTGGTCGTCCACTACCGCGACAGCGTGGACACGGAGCAGTTGGTGGACGCACTGCAACGCGGCTTGAAGTGCTGTGGCGTGAGCCACGAGAACTTCAGGGACTGGAACCGCAACAT GTACTTCAACTGCACGTTCCAAAACCCGAGTTACGAGCGCTGCTCGGTACCGCACTCATGCTGCAGGAAGAACGATTCGTTGACGTCAGGCGACGTGGCAGCGAGCCGGTACTGTGGCAAAAACGTGCTCAACATGACTGACAGTGACGCCTGGCACAAGGTGAACATCGATAGTTGCAGGGACGCGGTCCACCGGTTCATCAGGGACAACGTGATCATGATCGGCGGCGGCTGCGTGGTGATCGTCATTCTGCTCTCATTCATCGACATGATCACCAACACGGTCATCGACGAGATCGACGTCATCCGATCGATTTACGACAACATCCACGCAGCCGCCTCACCATAG
- the LOC135902353 gene encoding tetraspanin-33-like isoform X3, producing MNDWVRYPLLLFNLALWSVGVLLMSVATVLLVNSEMNAADAAALAKLDLSPLVVTHVELAVFVVGLALFIVTTFGCVGALRENTALLRMYSFVLVVLVIASVFGGIVVFFMPGEVRKVIKQTMSLSLVTAYRDSADSEQIVDALQRQLHCCGMTDLKFRDWNANIYFNCSADNPSHERCAVPYSCCRRRTSSAPGLLSRHCGHGVLNQTDQHAWHRVYLESCPDAAYRYIKENVTVIGGCCLIAAIVLSFVDMMTGSVIGEIEAIRKIYGRIRSTSLQQA from the exons atgaatgactgg gtgCGCTACCCCCTGCTGCTGTTCAACTTGGCGCTGTGGTCGGTCGGCGTGCTGCTCATGTCCGTGGCCACCGTGCTGCTGGTGAACTCGGAGATGAACGCCGCCGACGCGGCCGCGCTCGCAAAGCTCGACCTGTCGCCCCTCGTCGTGACGCACGTCGAGCTCGCCGTGTTCGtggtcggcctggcgctcttcaTCGTCACCACTTTCGGCTGCGTCGGGGCGCTGCGCGAGAACACCGCCCTGCTCAGGATGTACTCGTTCGTGCTCGTCGTGCTGGTGATCGCCAGCGTGTTCGGtggcatcgtcgtcttcttcatgcCCG GGGAAGTGCGCAAGGTGATCAAGCAGACCATGTCGCTGTCCCTGGTGACCGCGTACCGCGACAGCGCCGACTCCGAGCAGATCGTGGACGCCCTGCAGAGGCAACTTCACTGTTGTGGAATGACCGACCTCAAGTTCAGGGACTGGAATGCCAATAT CTACTTCAACTGCAGTGCGGACAACCCCAGCCATGAGCGCTGTGCGGTGCCGTACTCATGCTGCAGGCGTCGCACAAGTAGCGCGCCTGGACTGCTGAGCCGGCACTGCGGCCACGGGGTGCTCAACCAGACCGACCAACATGCTTGGCACCGCGTCTACCTCGAGAGCTGCCCCGATGCCGCGTACCGATACATCAAGGAAAACGTGACCGTGATCGGCGGATGCTGCCTCATCGCTGCCATCGTTCTCTCCTTCGTCGACATGATGACCGGTTCAGTGATTGGCGAAATCGAGGCCATCCGTAAAATCTACGGCCGCATCCGCAGCACCTCCCTGCAGCAGGCCTAA